Genomic segment of Streptomyces sp. NA02950:
GCCATCAACGGGGCGGCCGACCTGCTCAACTCCATCACCGCCAAGCGCGCCGCCGACCACGGCTTCAGCTTCGGCGATGTCGCGAGCCGCTTCTCCGGCCACGAGATCTGCTCCGGCAGTGCCTGGCTGAACAGCGTCACCTGGCCCATCGACGAGTCGTACCACCCCAACGCCGCCGGACAGTCCGGCGGTTACCTCCCCGCGTTCTCGGCGGCCGCCTGACCTCAGCCGCCTTGGGACGAGGCCGAATCAGCGGCCGAATCAGCGGCCGAAAAGGAGGCCGAAGAGGAAGCCGAGGAGGAAGCCGAGGAGGAAGCCGAGGAGGAAGCCGAAGAGGAGGCCCCGTCCGTCGGGGCCTCCTCGCACACCACGGTGAAGGACACCTTCTCCGAGGTCACCGCCTTGGGGCTCCGCGCCTCCAGCGCGATCCAGTCCTTGCGCGCCCCGGGAGCCGCCTCCGTATGACGCAGCGTCCGGGACGATCCCGCCGAGCCGCCGGTGAACTCCAGCTTCTGCCAGCCCGGACCGGACACCTCACCGCTTCCGCTGATCCAGCGGTACTCCACGGTCGTGGGCGCGCGGTTCACCGTGACGGTCGCGGTGAAGGACGGCGCCTTGTCCTCCGGCGGGGGGCAGGTGCCGTGGTAGCCGCCGCGCACCGCCTTCACGATGATCGTGATGGTGAGGGACGGCCGTTTCGAGGACGAGGTGCCGTCCGCCGGACGGGAGGCCGTGTCGCCGCCCCCATCTGTACGGCTCGTACTGGCGCGGGGCTCAGGGCGGTCCTTGCCCCCGGCGGCGGGACCGGCGCTGTGCGAACCGCCGCCGCCCCGGGGAGCGTTGCCGTCCTCGCCGTTGTCGTTCAGCAGCGCCCAGGCCAGCCCGCCCAGCGCCAGCCCGGCCAGCAGTGCGCCCGCCGCCAGGGCGGCCACCGCACGGCGGGGCCGGTGGCCGGGCGGCGGCCCGCCGTCCGGCGGCGGGGAGAAGGGAGCGGGGGCGGGGGCGGCGTGGTACGGCGCGGTGTCCGGGCCGTTCGCCGCGAAGCCCGCCGACGGTACGGGTGGTACGGGTACGGGCGCGGGCACCGGGGCCGAGGCGGACCGGGGCGTACCGCCCGCCGCCACCAGCCGCAGCATCCGCTCCGCCTCCGCCGCCGTGAGCCGCAGCCGCGGATCCTTGTGCAGCAGCCCCTCCAGAACGGGCGTGAGCGGTCCGGCCCGGCGCGGCTCCGGCAGCGACGCGTCCACCACCGCGCGCAGCGTGCTCAGCGGGGTGTCCTGGCGGAACGGTGAGACGCCCTCGACCGCCGCGTACAGCAGGACGCCCAGCGACCACAGGTCGGCCGCGGGACCCGGCGGGGCGCCGAGGGCGCGCTCCGGCGCGAGGAACTCCGGCGAGCCCACCAGCTCCCCGGTCAGCGTCAGCGCCGAATCACCCTCCACCACCGCGATACCGAAGTCGGTGAGCACCACCCGGCCGTCGTTGGCGACCAGTACGTTGCCGGGTTTGACGTCCCGGTGCAGCACCCCGACCGCATGGGCCGCCCGCAGCGCGGTCAGCACCTCGGCGCCGATGAACGCCGCCCGTGGGGGTGGCAGGCGACCCTCCGCCTCCAGGACGTCGGACAGGGACAGGCCGCGCACCAGCTCCATCACGATCCAGGGGCGACCGCCCTCCAGCGCCACGTCGTATACCGTGACCACATTGCGGTGCGAGACCCGCGCGGCCGCCCGGCCCTCGCGCTCCAGCCGGGCGTAGAGCCGCCCGATGTCGCGGTCGCCGAGCCCGGCCGGGGCGCGGACCTCCTTGATGGCGACCTCGCGGCCCAGCGCCTCGTCGTACGCCCGCCACACCACGCCCATCCCGCCGTGGCCCAGCACGTCCAGGAGGCGGTAACGCCCGCCTGCCACCCGCTCGCCCCGTCGCCCCGTACCCTCGTCGCCCATGGCCGAGCCCTCCCCCCAACCGAGCAATTCGGGGTGAATGTACCTCAACCGAGCGTAGTTGCGGCCCCCCTGAGCACCAATCCGCATCCGAGCACGAGCACCACGGCTGCCGTGCCCACCGGGGAGGCGCGGTGGAGCGCCGCCAGCAGCCGGTGGCCGCGGCCCGCCGCGGCCGTACGGCGGGCGCTCAGCCTTTCCGCGGCCCGGTGTCCGAGCCGCACCACGGCGAACCCGGCGAGGGTGAGGGTCAGCGCCAGACCCAGCCCGTACGCCAGCACCAGCAGGAAGCCGAACCACGCCTGCCCCAGGGCCGCCGCGCCCACCAGCACGATGACGGCGGAGGGACTGGGGACCAGACCCCCGGCGAAACCGAGCAGCAGTGTGCCGCGGAGGGTGGGCCGCAGCTCATGGGTGTGGCTGTGCCCGTCCCCGTGGTCATGGGTGTGCGTATGGGCGTGGGTGTGCGTAGGGGCGTGGTCGTGGGGGTGCGCGTGGTCGTGGGTGTGGCCCTGCTCGTGGTCATCCGTAGGGCTGTGGCTGTGGCCGTGCTCGTGGTCATGACCGTGGTGATGGTACTGAGGGCTCAGTTGCCGTCGGCGGCGCAGCGCCTTGCGCAGCAGCCGCGCCCCGGCCGCCGAGACCAGCACCCCGCTCGCGATGCCCAGCCAGGAGATCACCGAGGGCGCCGCCGCCGAGCCCGCCGTGACCAGCAGCCCCAGCGCGAACACACCCATCGTGTGGGTGACCGTCACCGACGCGCCCAGCGCCACCACATCGCGCAGCGCACTGCGTCCGCCCGCCGCCGCGGCCGCCGCCATCATCGTCTTGCCGTGCCCGGGGGCCATCGCGTGCATCGCGCCGAGCAGGACGGCGGTGCCGAACGCGGTGAGCGCGAAGCCGAAGGTGATGTCATGGCGCGCCACCATCGAGGTCAGCGCCTCGGTCCAGCGGTCGACACCGCGCGGCAGCACCCCGGAGGCCACCCCCTTCGCCGCCTCGTCGGAGGGGGACGCGGCGAGCGCCGGGCCGCCGGGCCGCGCCCGCAGGGTGACCGAGCGCTGGTCGGCCGGTGAGGAGAGCTGGTCCTTGGGGTAGCTGGTCAGCCGTCGCGAGGCGGAGTCCTTCGGCGCGTCGGAGCCGGAGAGCGTCATCCGGTCGCCCTGGGCCGTCATCTCCCGCCATCCGGGGCCGGTGCCGATGTCCTTCGGACGGTACGAGACGGCCGTCCGCTCATCCCGTGCCAGCGCGGCCGTCAGCCGGCACTCGACGCGCAGTGTCGGCAGCCCCGCCTGGCCGCGCCGAGTGTGTCCGGCGGTGTGGGCGGCGCGCACCGGCACCGCGCGCCCGTCGACGGTCAGTTGCGCCCCGCGTGCGGCGCTTGCGCACCGGCGCGCGGCCCATGTGTCCACCTCACGCGCCGAGAGGGCGTTGTCGCCGTTGCGGTCGATCTCCGGCTTCGCCTGTGAGGAGGGGATCTCGGCCAGGTCCTCGACATGGTCCACCCGCAGCTGTCCGGGGGCGACGACCAGACCGTCGTAGCGGTTGACGGTGAAGTTGCCGAGCGGATGGGCGGAGGCGCTGCCCGCGGGCAGCACGACCAGGGCCGCCGCGCCGGTCAGAACGCCCGCGGCGGCCACCAGACGGCGGACGCGGAACCTCATCCGTCACCGTCCAGCCGCTTCAGCGCCGCCTTCGCCGTACGGGAGGCGGTGGGGGAGAAGCCGGGGTTCAGGTCGAGGGCCGCGCGGAGGTGGCGGCGGGCGTCGGCCTTCTCGCCGAGCGACTTCTCGATCATGCCCCGGTGGTAGAGGAACGCCGCGTTGCGGTAGCCGGGTTCGGCGGCGCGCTCAGTGTAGCCGAGGGCCTTCTTGTCGTCGCCGGTGCGGTGCAGGGCCCAGGCGAGGGCGTCGGCCGTGTGCACCGTCTGCCGCCGCTCCCATTCGGCGCGGGCCGCCTTCAGGGCCTCCTCGGGGTCGCCGTGGTCGGC
This window contains:
- a CDS encoding sulfite exporter TauE/SafE family protein; this translates as MRFRVRRLVAAAGVLTGAAALVVLPAGSASAHPLGNFTVNRYDGLVVAPGQLRVDHVEDLAEIPSSQAKPEIDRNGDNALSAREVDTWAARRCASAARGAQLTVDGRAVPVRAAHTAGHTRRGQAGLPTLRVECRLTAALARDERTAVSYRPKDIGTGPGWREMTAQGDRMTLSGSDAPKDSASRRLTSYPKDQLSSPADQRSVTLRARPGGPALAASPSDEAAKGVASGVLPRGVDRWTEALTSMVARHDITFGFALTAFGTAVLLGAMHAMAPGHGKTMMAAAAAAGGRSALRDVVALGASVTVTHTMGVFALGLLVTAGSAAAPSVISWLGIASGVLVSAAGARLLRKALRRRRQLSPQYHHHGHDHEHGHSHSPTDDHEQGHTHDHAHPHDHAPTHTHAHTHTHDHGDGHSHTHELRPTLRGTLLLGFAGGLVPSPSAVIVLVGAAALGQAWFGFLLVLAYGLGLALTLTLAGFAVVRLGHRAAERLSARRTAAAGRGHRLLAALHRASPVGTAAVVLVLGCGLVLRGAATTLG
- a CDS encoding serine/threonine-protein kinase, with protein sequence MGDEGTGRRGERVAGGRYRLLDVLGHGGMGVVWRAYDEALGREVAIKEVRAPAGLGDRDIGRLYARLEREGRAAARVSHRNVVTVYDVALEGGRPWIVMELVRGLSLSDVLEAEGRLPPPRAAFIGAEVLTALRAAHAVGVLHRDVKPGNVLVANDGRVVLTDFGIAVVEGDSALTLTGELVGSPEFLAPERALGAPPGPAADLWSLGVLLYAAVEGVSPFRQDTPLSTLRAVVDASLPEPRRAGPLTPVLEGLLHKDPRLRLTAAEAERMLRLVAAGGTPRSASAPVPAPVPVPPVPSAGFAANGPDTAPYHAAPAPAPFSPPPDGGPPPGHRPRRAVAALAAGALLAGLALGGLAWALLNDNGEDGNAPRGGGGSHSAGPAAGGKDRPEPRASTSRTDGGGDTASRPADGTSSSKRPSLTITIIVKAVRGGYHGTCPPPEDKAPSFTATVTVNRAPTTVEYRWISGSGEVSGPGWQKLEFTGGSAGSSRTLRHTEAAPGARKDWIALEARSPKAVTSEKVSFTVVCEEAPTDGASSSASSSASSSASSSASSSASFSAADSAADSASSQGG